One region of Streptomyces sp. NBC_00442 genomic DNA includes:
- a CDS encoding STAS domain-containing protein, with protein sequence MFTVDVRRDGRSVVFALRGELDHDSVAQLREAGSTELVTGRTAGPVVVDCAALSFCDSSGIGELVWLHQQMSLRSRAMRLASVPAKLSRLFEWTGLHQVLSVYADVNGALAADRGADKGMCRGTGRGTARDDAFAAGTEVPAQPNEGHHA encoded by the coding sequence GTGTTCACGGTGGACGTCAGGCGGGACGGGCGCAGTGTGGTGTTCGCGCTGCGGGGAGAGCTCGACCACGACAGCGTGGCGCAGCTGCGCGAGGCCGGGAGCACCGAGCTGGTCACCGGGCGGACGGCGGGGCCGGTGGTCGTCGACTGTGCCGCGCTGTCGTTCTGTGATTCCTCGGGCATCGGTGAACTCGTGTGGCTCCACCAGCAGATGTCCTTGCGGAGCCGGGCGATGCGGCTGGCGTCCGTGCCCGCGAAGCTGTCCCGGTTGTTCGAGTGGACGGGTCTGCATCAGGTGCTCTCCGTATACGCCGATGTGAACGGGGCTCTGGCCGCGGACCGTGGTGCGGACAAGGGCATGTGCCGCGGTACAGGCCGTGGTACGGCCCGGGATGACGCCTTTGCTGCCGGTACGGAAGTCCCGGCCCAACCGAATGAGGGGCACCACGCATGA